In the genome of Streptomyces sp. NBC_00259, the window GGATCCCACGGTGAGCGAGTGTTCGTCGCTCTCCACGGGGATGCCGGCGTTGTTCGTCGTGTACGGAGCCTTGGGGCGTGACTCGGTCACGAGCGTCCTCCCATCGATCGAGGGGAAATCTGGTCGCTTCGGCCGTGTACCCCAGTCAACGCCGCAGATGCGAAGTCGGCAACTTTCGGACTGGGTCCAGACTCGGACTCCCCATGGGCCGATGGTCACATAGGGTCACGCGTGGGTGGGCAGTTCGAACCAGACGACCTTGCCCGTCGACAGCCGCGTGGCGCCCCACCTTCTGGCCAGCCGGTTCACCAGGAACAGCCCACGGCCGCCCTCGTCGGTGTCGCGAGCCCGCCGCTGCCGGGGCAACTGAGGAGAGTCGTCACCGACCTCGCAGCGCAGGACGTCGGTACGCAGCAGCCGCAGCGTCACCGGCCGCTCCGCGTACCGCACGGCATTGGTCACCACCTCGCTGACCAGGAGCTCCACCGAGTCCGACAGCTCCTCCAGGCCCCAGCGGGCCAGTGCCCTGCGGGCCAGCCTCCGGGCCCGGCCCGGTGCCGCGTCCTCCGGCTCCAGGAACCAGTACGCGACATCGCTCGGAGCGATCCCGTCGAAACGGGCCGCGAGCAGGGCGATGTCGTCGTCCCGGTCACCCGGGCCGAGCACGTCCAGCACGTCGTCGCAGAGGGCCTCCAGCGGCGGAGGGTGATCGGGCCCGGTGAGCTGCGCGGTCGCGGCCAGCCGCTCGCGCAGCTGCTCGATGCCGGTCCACACGTCCCGCAGCCGCGATTCCACCAGCCCGTCGGTGTACAGGAGAAGCGTCGCCCCGGCGGGCGCGTCCAGCTCGACGGCCTCGAAGTCCACCCCGCCGACGCCGATCGGGGCGCCCGGCGGAACCCGCAGCACCTCCGCCCGGCCGCCGAGATGGAGGAGTATCGGCGGCGGGTGGCCGGCGTTCGCGATCGTGATGCGGTGCGAGACCGGGTCGTAGACGGCGTACAGGCAGGTCGCCATGCGGTCGCTGCCGAGCCGCTGCGCCTGCTCGTCGAGATGGTGCAGCACTTCCTGCGGCGGCAGATCCAGCCCCGCCAGGGTCTGGGCCGTCGTCCGCAGCTGGCCCATGATCGCGGCCGAGGTCATGGAGTGGCCCATGACATCGCCGACGACGAGCGCGACCCGGCTGCCCGGCAGCGGGATCGCGTCGTACCAGTCGCCGCCGACCCGGGCCGTCTCCGCGGCCGGGAGATAGCGCGAGGCGAGCCGCACACCGGTCGGCTGCGGCAGGCCCTCAGGGAGCATCGTGCGCTGCAGCTCGTCCGCGATGTACGCCTCACGGCCGTACAGCACGGCCTTGTCGATGCCGAGCGCGGTGTGCGTGGCCAGCTGGGCCGCGACCAGCAGATCGTTCGGCTCGAAGGCGGGCCGGTCCGGGCGGCGCAGGAAGATCGCGGCACCGATGACCCGCCGGCGGCCGCGGAGCGGAGCCAGGATCGAGCGGTGTCCCGTCGGCAGCGTCTTGCCGTCGCCGAGCAGCTCGGGCAGGGCGGCGCGGGCGGCGGCGGAGTCGCCGAAGACGGGACGTACGCCCCGCAGCACCTCGGCCAGCGCCCCTCCCGTCACCACCTCGCACAGCTCCGCGGCCGGCGCCACGTCGGCCGGAGTGCTGAGCACCGGCACTTGGAGGGCCCCGCTCATGAAGGCGCCCTCGGAGTCCTCGTCGGTTAAACGCAGCCGGTCGGTACGGCGCAGCCGCAACACGAACGGCGCGACCGGCCGTTCGTCGCCGACCGGCAGCGGATCGCGCAGATAGACCAGGATCGCGTCCGAGAACGTGGGCACCGTGGCCCGGCACAGCCCGAGCACGATCTCGTCCAGGTCTATCCCGCGCGCGATCCTGCGGGTCGCCGCCCCGACGAAACGGAGCCGGTCGCCCTCGCGCCGCGCCACCCCCGCGGGGTCCTGCGGCGGCCCCGGGGGACCGGGCGGCTGTGGCGGGACCGCGCCGCCCGCCGCCGGCACCGGGGTATGGGCGGCGGCCTCCTCGCGCGGCCGCGTGCGTTCCTGCGGCCGGGTGCGTTCCTGCGGCCGGGCAGCCACGGGCTGCCGGCCTTCGTGGGAGGTGGGATGCTCCGTCACGCCTGGGATTCCGTCCGTCCGGGCCGGTGGTGCGAGGCGATTGCCTCGGGTGCCGCTGTACGCGTCCGGGGGCGGTGACGATCGTGGCTGCGCCGCGGTTCCCCGGGCCGCCGGGCGGAGCCGCCCGGTGTCCGGGACGGCAACGCCCCTGGATGGTCGATATAGCCCATACCCAATCCGGGCGAGCCGTCGACAGAACGAGGGCGATCCGGGCGCACATTCGGCACGGTTCAGTCCCCCTCGTGATGACTTACGGTCAGTTCCTGCGCTGTGCTCATTCGTTGATGCGAAGCAGCCTTGCGGAGGACGATCCTACGTTTGAACCCCGGGGGCGCATCAAGGGTCTCACGGCGTCGTCATGCGGACGTGCGCTCCGGAGTGCGATTCCAGTCGACGGGCAGCTGCGGTACTGGCCAGCGGGGATCGGGCCGCCAGTCCTCCCAGCCGTCCGAGTACGGGGCGCCCCAGGCGCTGATCACGTCGACCGCGTCACGCCCGGCCGCCCGTACCCGCCGGGCCAGGCCCGCGTCCATCAGACCGGCCGCCCGGGCCTGGGCGAACTCGTCCTCGTCCAGCCAGCGCCAGCTGCGGTCCGGCTGCACCGCGATGTCCAGAAAGTGATCCTCGGAGTCGACGCCGCCGGACCAACGGAACTGCGGCTCCTCCAGGTTGACGTACCAGTTCCTGAACTGCCAGCCCGGCTCCCAGAACAGCCACACCGACCAGGGCTCGCCGGGTCTGGCCAGCTTCAGCACCCCCGTGCCCGACCAGTGGGCCCGCACGGTGGTGCGGGGCACGGTGTACCGGGTCTCGAGCGGCTCATGGTGCACGGGCGTGCCGTCGGCGAGCACCGGCTTCACGCACTCGGTGCCGGGTGCCATCCACACCGCGAGCAGTTCCTCGGTGTCCCGCACCACGGTCACCGGCCTGCAGATGTGCACATCGGCGGAGCCGTTGCCGCGATACCGCCAGAGAATCTGCTCCCCCGGCGCCCAGTGCCGAAAGCCCGCCGATGCTGTCATGCGCAGATCTTAGGCGCGGGGGAGTCCCGGCGCTGCGGTGCAGATCACGGCGGGGCGTGACCTCGCCGAACCGTTCAGGGGCGGGTCATCCGGAGCACGTCGAGCGCCTCGTCGAGCTGTTCCAGGGTCAGCGCGCCGCGCTCCACGTAGCCGCCCTCCAGCACCACCTCACGGATCGTCTTGCGCTCGGCCAGGGACCTCTTCGCGACCTTGGCGGCCTCCTCGTACCCGATGTACTTGTTCAGCGGGGTGACGACGGACGGCGACGACTCGGCGTACTCACGTGCCCGCTCCACATCGGCCGTGATCCCGTCCACCGTCCGGTCCGCCAGCAGCCGGGAGACGTTCGCGAGCAGCCGCACCGACTCCAGCAGGTTCTTCCCGATCACCGGCAGCATGACGTTCAGTTCGAAGTTCCCGGCCGCGCCGGCCACCGCGACCGTCGTGTCATTGCCCGTGACCTGCGCGGCGACCATCAGGACCGCCTCCGGGACGACCGGATTGACCTTGCCCGGCATGATCGACGAACCGGGCTGCAGATCGGGCAGCGCGATCTCGGCGAGCCCGGTGCGCGGGCCGCTCGCCATCCAGCGCAGATCGTTGGAGATCTTGGTGAGCGAGATCGCGATCGTACGGAGCTGACCGCTGGTCTCCACCAGCCCGTCGCGCGCGCCCTGTGCCTCGAAGTGGTTCCGCGCCTCGGTCAGCGGCAGTCCGGTCGCCCGTGCCACCTCCGCGATGACCGCCGCCGGGAAGCCGGGCGGTGTGTTGATGCCGGTGCCCACCGCCGTACCGCCGAGGGGGAGTTCCGCGAGCCGTGGCAGCGAGGCGTTCAGCCGCTCGATCCCGTAGCGGATCTGCGCCGCGTAACCGCCGAACTCCTGGCCGAGCGTGACCGGGGTCGCGTCCATCAGATGGGTGCGGCCGGACTTCACCACGTCGGCGAACTCGTCCGCCTTGCGTTCCAGCGCCGCGGCGAGGTGATCGAGCGCGGGGATCAGGTCCCTGGTCACGGCAGCCGTCGCCGCGATGTGGATCGACGACGGAAAGACGTCGTTGGACGACTGCGACGCGTTGACATGGTCATTGGGGTGGACGTCGCGGCCGAGGCGTTCACCGGCCAGGGTCGCCAGGACCTCGTTCGTGTTCATGTTGGAGGACGTCCCCGAGCCCGTCTGGAAGACGTCGACCGGGAAGTGCTCGTCCCAGCGGCCCAGGGCGACCTCCTCCGCCGCGTCCTGGACGGCCCGCGCGATGTCCTCGTCGAGGACGCCCAGCTCCGCGTTGACCTTGGCGGCGGCCGCCTTGATCCGGGCCAGGGCCTCGATATGGGCGCGTTCCAGCCGTTCTCCGGAGATCGGGAAGTTCTCCACGGCGCGTTGGGTCTGGGCACGCCATTTGGCGTGTTCCGGCACCTTCACCTCGCCCATGGAGTCGTGCTCGATCCGGTACCGGCCTGCGTTGTCGCTCGTGTCGGACATCTCCAAACCTCCTGCAAAGGTGAGCACTTGTCTTGTTCTGCGTATTCCCAAGTGCGCTACCGGCCAGTAGAAACCGTCGGTAACACCGAACCGGGGAGGCGCAATGAGGCGCACTGGACGAAGACTTCGCCGCACGGTCGCGGCCGCCGCGGCCCTGGCGGCGACTCTCGGCACCATGGCAGCCACGACCCCCGAGCGTGCGCACGACACGGCCCGCTCGGCCGCATCCGCACCGTCGGTACCCCTTCCGCCGGAGCTGGAGAGGATCCGGGCCGCCGAGGCGACGGCCCTCTACGGCGACCCCGCGGAGCGCCCGTTCGACCAGCGCAGGACCGGCCTGATCTCGCTGGGCGACAGCGAGATCTCCGGCGAGGGCGTCGGCACCTACGAACCCGGCACCGACGGCCCCGGCAACTGGTGCCACCGCTCACCCGACGCCGCCATCCACCGCACGGGCATCGCCGCCGACGTCACGTACAACGTCTCCTGCTCGGGCGGATACAGCGGAAACATCGTCATCGGCGGATCGAAGCAGTACCCCGACGAACTGGTGCAGAGCGACAACCTCGCCGTCAAGGCCCGCAACACCCGTATCAAGATGGTGCTGCTCGTCGCGGGCGCCAACGACGACCTGCAGTTCGGGCCCGTGATGACCGACTGCGTGGTGCGCTGGTTCACCTTCCAGGGGCCCTGCGAGACGAAGTACGCGAGCGGCTGGCAGGCCCGTGTCGACGGACTCGTCCCCAAGGTCGAGCGGACCGTACGCGATCTGCGGACGGTGATGCGCGACGCCGGGTACGCCGACGGCGACTACAAGCTCGTCGTGATGGGCTACCCCAGCCCCATCGGTCCCGACTTCCCCGACAACCCGAACTTCCCCGGCAAGCTGATCTGCGGCGGCACCGGCTACGACTCCGACACCGTCTGGGGCCGCAACACCGCCGTCCCCGCCTTCGAACGCGGCATGCGTCGGGTCGCCCGCGCCACGGGCGCCGTGTACCTCGACAACTCCCGGCTCTTCCACGGCCACGAGGTCTGCATGGAGGACACCTGGGCGCGCGGGCTGTCCATCGATCTGTCCAACCCCTTCCCGCCGGACTCCAACTCGGTCCGCCAGTCCTTCCACCCCAACGCCCGGGGGCACGCCGCCTTCGCCTCCTGCCTCACCCAGCTCTACGATTCCGGGCTGAACGAGGCCGGTTGCGCCGACCCCGCGTCCACGGGCAGGCCGGTGCTCTACCCGTTCGCCTGGGACGACGTCTACAAGCCGCTGAAGAACGAGGCCACCGGCAGCTGCCTCGACGCCGAGGCGGCGAAGTCGTCCAACGGCACCGGGGTGCTGGGCTGGGACTGCCACGGCGGCCGCAACCAGGGCTGGTGGTACGACACCACCCGTGGCTCCCTCCACACCGAGCTCACCCAGGACCGCTGCCTGGACGTCCCCCGGGGCGACTACCGGGCCGGCGCGCCGCTCACCCTGTGGAACTGCCACGGCGCCGCGAACCAGCGCTTCGTCCGTGACGCCGGCACGCTCCGGCCCACGTCCGCGCCGCACCTGTGCGCGACCCTGTCCGCGGCGAAGGACCCGCTGCGGCTCCAGCCGTGCGACGGGTCCGCGAAGCAGCGCTTCGCGTAGCCGGACGCGCGGCACGTTTCGTGTGACCGGGCGCAACATGAGCGGGGCCCCGCCGCTGGGGAGCGGCGGGGCCTTTCGCCCGTGTCCCGGGCCGGGACGACTGTGCGTCCGGTGCCTAGGCGAGCCCGGGCCCGCGCACCGGGATGCTGGTGAAGGTCGGGGCCGGGGCCGGGTCCTGGAAGAAGTCGTTGCCCTTGTCGTCCACGACGATGAACGCGGGGAAGTCCTCGACCTCGATCTTCCAGACCGCCTCCATGCCGAGTTCCTCGTACTCGACGACCTCGACCTTCTTGATGCAGTCCTGGGCCAGACGCGCCGCCGGGCCGCCGATCGAGCCGAGGTAGAAGCCACCGTGCGTGCCGCAGGCGTCCGTGACCTGCTTGCTGCGGTTGCCCTTGGCCAGCATGACCTTGGAGCCGCCCGCCGCCTGGAACTGCTCGACGTAGCTGTCCATGCGGCCGGCCGTGGTCGGGCCGAAGGAACCGGAGGCGTAGCCCTCCGGGGTCTTCGCCGGGCCGGCGTAGTAGACAGGGTGGTCCTTCAGGTACTGCGGCATCTCCTCGCCCGCGTCCAGCCGCTCCTTGATCTTGGCGTGCGCGATGTCGCGCGCCACGACGAGCGGGCCGTTGAGCGACAGCCGGGTCTTGACCGGGTAGCGGGTCAGCTCCGCCAGGATCTCGTCCATCGGCTGGTTGAGGTCGATCTTGACGACGTCGTCCTGGCCCTCGGACTCCAGGTGCTCGTCCGTGGTCTCCGGCAGGAAGCGCGCCGGGTCCGTCTCCAGCTGCTCGAGGAAGACACCCTCGGCCGTGATCTTCGCGACGGCCTGGCGGTCGGCCGAGCAGGACACGGCGATCGCGACCGGGCAGGAGGCGCCGTGCCGCGGCAGGCGCACCACGCGGACGTCGTGGCAGAAGTACTTGCCGCCGAACTGCGCGCCGATGCCGATCCGCTGCGTCAGCTCGAAGACCTTCTCCTCCAGCTCCTTGTCCCGGAAGCCGTGACCGAGGGCCGAGCCCTCCTCCGGCAGCTCGTCCAGGTAGTGCGCGGAGGCGTACTTCGCGGTCTTCAGCGCGTACTCCGCCGACGTGCCGCCGACGACGATCGCCAGGTGGTACGGCGGGCAGGCGGCCGTGCCCAGCGAGCGGATCTTCTCCTCCAGGAACTTCATCATGGAGGCCTCGTTCAGGACCGCCTTGGTCTCCTGGTAGAGGAAGGACTTGTTGGCGGAGCCGCCGCCCTTCGCCATGAAGAGGAACTTGTACGCGCCGCCGTCGGTCGCGTACAGCTCGATCTGCGCGGGCAGGTTCGAGCCGGTGTTCTTCTCCTCCCACATGGTGAGCGGAGCCATCTGCGAGTAGCGCAGGTTCAGCCTGGTGTACGCGTCGTAGATGCCGTGGCTCAGGGCCTCTTCGTCGCCGCCCTCCGTCAGCACGTTCTGCCCGCGCTTGCCCATGACGATCGCCGTGCCGGTGTCCTGGCACATGGGCAGGACGCCCGCGGCGGCGATGTTCGCGTTCTTGAGCAGGTCCAGCGCCACGAACTTGTCGTTCGACGACGCCTCGGGGTCGTCGATGATCTTGCGCAGCTGGGCGAGGTGCGCCGGGCGGAGGTAGTGCTGGATGTCGTGGATCGCCTCCTCCGCCAGCTTGCGCAGCGCCTCCGGCTCGACCTTGAGGAACGTACGGCCGTCGGCCTCGAAGGTGGTGACACCCTCGGCGGTCACCAGGCGGTAGGGCGTGGTGTCCTCTCCCAGCGGGAGCAGATCGGTGTACGAGAATTCCGGCATTACGGCCATTCCTCACTCGGCAGACGGCGGCTGGCATCCATTGGCAGCGCGCCCATAAGCGTAAGACGCCCTCCGTCGTCCGAGCTTGTGAGGTAAGGCTCAGTTGGAGGCGGGCCGTCGGGCGCGGACGGACGGGTGGCCGACGGGCGTGCCGCCACTAGTCGCGATCTATCGCGTTTCGCTACGCTGGGTCCGTGGACCTCGACAAGCATGATTCAGCCGACTCCGGCCGCGGACGGCCCCAGCAGCCGGTCGCCTCCGCCGCACCCGTCGTGCCCGCGGAACCCGCCGTGCCCGCGGAACCCGCCGTGCCCGCCGCACCGGCCGTGCCCGCGGACCCCGCCGGCGCGATCCGCGCCTCCGACGCCGATCGCGACAGGATCGCCGACATCCTCAGGGAAGCCCTGGCCGAGGGCCGGCTCGACGCCGAGGAGCACTCCGACCGTATCGACGCGGTCTACCGCGCGAAGACCGTCGGCGAGCTGGAGCCGATCGTGCGCGACCTGCCCGCCGGCGCGTCCGACGCGCGCCCGCCCCGGCGGCAGCCGGCGTCGTACACGTACGGCCCGGAGCTGCCCGACGGCCCCACCGAGAACCTCGTCGCCGTCTTCTCCAGCTCCACCCGCAAGGGCCGCTGGCGCGTGGGTGGGCGGACGCAGGCGTTCTCCCTCTTCGGGAACATCGAGATCGACCTGACAGAGGCGATGTTCGGCCAACGTCTCACCGTCATCAACGCGACATCGATCTTCGGCAACGTCGAGGTCCGCGTGCCGGAGAACATCTCGCTGCGCGGAAGCGGCACCGGAATCTTCGGCAACTTCGAGGTCGACACGCTGGAGGCCGCAGACCCGGAGGCCCCGGTCGTCGTGGTCAACGGGTACTCCGTGTTCGGCAACGTGGAGGCCAAGCCGAAGCGGGGCAAGCGCATCGCCGACCTTCACGACCGGCTGCGCAAGCACCTGGGGCGCTGAGCGGGGTGCGGAACCGGGGCACTGGCCGGGGCGTGGGATCGGGGCGTGGGCAGCGGCGCTGACCGGGGCACTGGCCGGGGCGCGGATCGAGGCGTCCCGGGCGTGGCCGACCGTAGTTCCGTCCTCCGGAACTCAGTGCCACTCAGTGCATAGGCACGCGCACAGCGGGTAGGGCTTGCTGCATCGTCTCTCGCTCGCGAAAGCCGTCGTCAGGAGTAGACCGTGCTGCAACTGCCGCATCAGTCCCTGCAGGTAGCCGCCGTTCCGGCCCAGCGCACCGCCGCTCGGGAAGATCAGGACGGACCCTGGCACACGGAGGCGGTGTGCCGCCGCGACGAAGCCGGACTCTTCTTCGCGCCATCCAAGGAACCGACGGCGGCGCGGCTCTCCAGGGAGGACGCCGCCAAGCGCGTCTGCGCCCGCTGCCCGGTCATGGTGGAGTGCCGGGAGCACGCCCTGCTCCAGCCCGAGCCGTACGGCGTGTGGGGCGGGCTCACCGCGGCCGAGCGCCGTGTCGTCCTGGCCCGGCGCAGGCGGCGTGAGATGGAGCTGAAGAAGTCGGCGTCGGCGGCCTGACGTTCCGCGGCACGCGGCACTCCGGGCTCGTACGGACGGACGTACGGAGAGGGGCGCTCCCACCGCACATGGGAGCGCCCCTCTCCGTATGGCGTCAGGCCGTATGCCGTGAGGCCGCGTGCCGACGTCTGCGGGCTACTGCGCGCGGTCGAAGTCGACGGCGCTGTAGGCGCGCAGCTTCGACAGACGGTGGGTCGAGTCGATCTGCCGGATCGTGCCCGACTTGGAGCGCATCACGAGCGACTGCGTGGTCGCCGTCTCCGCGCGGTAGCGCACACCGCGCAGCAGTTCGCCGTCCGTGATGCCGGTCGCGACGAAGAACACGTTGTCCCCGCTGACCAGGTCGTCCATGAAGAGCACCCGGTCCAGGTCGTGGCCGGCGTCGAGCGCGCGCTGCCGCTCCTCGTCGTCCTTCGGCCACAGCTTGCCCTGGATCGTGCCGCCCAGGCACTTGATCGCGCACGCGGTGATGATGCCCTCCGGCGTACCGCCGATGCCCATCAGCATGTCGACGCCGGTGCCCTCGCGCACGGCCATGATCGCGCCCGCGACGTCGCCGTCCGAGATGAACTTGATGCGCGCGCCGGTCTCGCGGATCTCCTTGACGATGCCCTCGTGCCGGGGACGGTCCAGGATGACGACGGTGACGTCCTCGGGCGAGGAGTTCTTCGCCTTGGCGACCCGGCGGATGTTCACCGGGACCGGGGCGTTGATGTCGACGAAGTCGGCGGCCTCGGGGCCGGTGACCAGCTTGTCCATGTAGAAGACCGCGGACGGGTCGAACATGGTGCCGCGGTCGGCGGCCGCGAGCACCGCGATCGCGTTCGGCATGCCCTTGGCGGTGAGCGTCGTTCCGTCGATGGGGTCCACGGCGATGTCGCACTCCGCGCCGGTCCCGTCGCCGATGCGCTCCCCGTTGAACAGCATCGGGGCTTCGTCCTTCTCGCCTTCGCCGATGACGACGACGCCGTTCATCGACACGGTGCTGACCAGCGCGCGCATGGCCTTGACGGCCGCGCCGTCCGCGCCGTTCTTGTCGCCGCGGCCCACCCAGCGGCCGGCGGCCATCGCGGCGGCCTCGGTGACCCGGACGAGCTCCAGGGCGAGGTTGCGGTCGGGAGCTTCGGGAGAGACCTCGAGCTGTGACGGCAAGTTGTGCTCGGTCATCGGAGCGCACCTTTCTGTACGACGACGGCCGGATGAAGAGGGTGCTGTGACTCTATCGGTACGTCGACAAAATGAGCAGAGGGGCCCACGTTTGAGCAAACAACCTTGATGCGACCATAGTGCGGTGGCAGGTATGCGAGGCAAGCAGACAGTGCGCGGAATGATCCAGTCGATGGCGGTCATCTGCGCATTCGCAGGCGTGATGTACATCTTCGTTCCGCACGACGACTCGGCGGACCCGACCAAGGCCGTGGACTACCGCGTCGAACTGTTGACGGCACGGCGGGCGGCTCCGTACCCGGTGGCGGCCCCGACCGGCCTGTCCGCGGAATGGAAGCCCACGTCCGTCACGTACAAGCGCCAGGACGCCCATGCCTGGCACATCGGCTTCCTCGACCCGGACGGCCAGTACATCGCGGTCGAGCAGTCCACGGCGCCGCCCGGGAAGTACGTCCCGCAGGTCACCCAGCGGGCGACTCCGACCGAGCAGACCCAGCGGGTGGGCGAGGAGACCTGGCAGCGCTGGGAGGGCCCGAAGTACGACGCGCTGGTGCGTACGGACAAGGGCTCGACGACGGTCGTGACGGGCACGGCCTCGTACGAGCGGCTGGCTCAGATGGCGGCGGCGCTGGAAGCCGCGTCCGACTCCGCCTCGACGCCGAGCCCCGCCGTGACGCCGCCCCCGGCCACGTCCTGACCTTCCGCGAGCCGGCCGTGGTCCCGATCCCGGCCGGCGCGGACAGCACGCCGGCAGCACAAGGCCGCCGCACCCGGAACGAAACGGGTGCGGCGGCCTTTGTCGTGCCTGTGTGCCTGTGTGAGCCCTGCGACTCGGCGGGACTGGGACTCAGACGGTGGTGACGACCTCGTCGTACGACAGGCGCGGCGAGCGCGGGAACCACGCGTTCTCGCCCGGCTTGCCGATGTTGATCACCATCAGCGGCGTGTGGTCGTCGTCCAGGAACTCCTTCTGCACGCCGGCGTAGTCGAGCCCGGTCATCGGGCCCGCGGCCAGACCGGCGGCGCGGATGCCGACGATGAAGTAGGCGGCCTGCAGCGCGGCATTGAGCGTGGCCGACTGCTCGCGGACCGGACGCTCGCCGAAGAACGCGTCCTTCGCCTGCGGGAAGTGCGGGAACAGCTCCGGGAGCTCCTCGTGGAACTCGTTGTCGGCGGCGAGGATCGCGACCAGGGGGGCGGTGGCGGTCTTCGGCTGGTTGCCCTCTGACATGTGCTGCACCAGACGCTGCCGGGCCTCGGCGGAGCGGACGAGGACCACGCGCAGGGGCGTCTGGTTGAAGGCGGTCGGGCCGTACTTGACCAGGTCGTAGATCGCCTGCACCTGCTCGTCCGACACCGGCTCGTCGGTGAAGGTGTTGGCGGTACGGGCCTCGCGGAACAGGAGGTCCTGGGCGGCGGTGTCGAGAACGAGGGACATGCTGTGCCTTCCGGGTGGAACAGGGGGATCAAGCTGTGACCTCACGGTACGACCAGAGTGTGTGAACGTTCAACCAAATCCGGCCACTCGTGAGCTAAGTCACGCAACTTTCAACTAATCAACTTTCAACTAAACGGTACGTCCGTTTAGTCCGCCCCTGCTCCGGCGTCTCACAGAGCCCTGCCGCCCCTGTCCTCGACCTCGTCGTCCGAGTCGTTCGAGCCGTTCGTGGCCTTCGCGCCTGCGTCCCCGCCCTCGGCCGCGTCGCGGCCCGACAGTGCCGCGTCCAGCCGGGCCCGGGCGCCGTCCAGCCAGCGGCGGCACACCTTCGCCAGCTCCTCGCCGCGCTCCCACAGCGCGAGGGACTCCTCCAGCGTCGTGCCGCCCGCCTCCAGCCGGCGCACGACCTCGATCAGCTCGTCCCGCGCCTGCTCGTAGCCGAGCGCGCCCTCGTCCGTCTTGGCTGTCATCTGATCCACCCTAAGTTCGCCTGTTGTCAGTGGGGCCGGAGGCCTCGGCGGGCCGGGCCCCGGAGCCCGGGAAGTGAGCCCGGACATCGCCCCCGGGACCGAGCCGTGTCAGTCGCCCGCCACCCGCACCGTGAATTCGCCCTCCGCGACACGCGCCCGCAGCTCCTCGTCCACGGTGACCTCGCCGGCTGCGCGCACCACCGCGCCGTCCGCGCGCTGCAGCACGGCGTACCCCCGCTCCAGCGTCGCCGCGGGCGACAGCGCGACGACCCGCGCACGCGTGTGGGACAGCTCGGAGTCCGCGCGGTCCAGCAGATGCCCCAGCACCCGCCGGCTCCGGGCGACCAACGCGTCGGTCTCGTGCTCGCGCTCCTCCACCATCCGGTGCGGATGCTCCATGACGCGCCGGTGCAGGGCGTGCGCGAGCCCGCGCTCCTCGCGCTCCAGCACTCCCCGTACGGTCCTGAGGGCCCGGTCCCGCAGCGCCTGCACCCGGTCCAGCTCCTCGCCCACGTCCGGGACGACCTTCTT includes:
- a CDS encoding SpoIIE family protein phosphatase, translating into MTEHPTSHEGRQPVAARPQERTRPQERTRPREEAAAHTPVPAAGGAVPPQPPGPPGPPQDPAGVARREGDRLRFVGAATRRIARGIDLDEIVLGLCRATVPTFSDAILVYLRDPLPVGDERPVAPFVLRLRRTDRLRLTDEDSEGAFMSGALQVPVLSTPADVAPAAELCEVVTGGALAEVLRGVRPVFGDSAAARAALPELLGDGKTLPTGHRSILAPLRGRRRVIGAAIFLRRPDRPAFEPNDLLVAAQLATHTALGIDKAVLYGREAYIADELQRTMLPEGLPQPTGVRLASRYLPAAETARVGGDWYDAIPLPGSRVALVVGDVMGHSMTSAAIMGQLRTTAQTLAGLDLPPQEVLHHLDEQAQRLGSDRMATCLYAVYDPVSHRITIANAGHPPPILLHLGGRAEVLRVPPGAPIGVGGVDFEAVELDAPAGATLLLYTDGLVESRLRDVWTGIEQLRERLAATAQLTGPDHPPPLEALCDDVLDVLGPGDRDDDIALLAARFDGIAPSDVAYWFLEPEDAAPGRARRLARRALARWGLEELSDSVELLVSEVVTNAVRYAERPVTLRLLRTDVLRCEVGDDSPQLPRQRRARDTDEGGRGLFLVNRLARRWGATRLSTGKVVWFELPTHA
- the fomD gene encoding cytidylyl-2-hydroxypropylphosphonate hydrolase, producing MTASAGFRHWAPGEQILWRYRGNGSADVHICRPVTVVRDTEELLAVWMAPGTECVKPVLADGTPVHHEPLETRYTVPRTTVRAHWSGTGVLKLARPGEPWSVWLFWEPGWQFRNWYVNLEEPQFRWSGGVDSEDHFLDIAVQPDRSWRWLDEDEFAQARAAGLMDAGLARRVRAAGRDAVDVISAWGAPYSDGWEDWRPDPRWPVPQLPVDWNRTPERTSA
- a CDS encoding class II fumarate hydratase, yielding MSDTSDNAGRYRIEHDSMGEVKVPEHAKWRAQTQRAVENFPISGERLERAHIEALARIKAAAAKVNAELGVLDEDIARAVQDAAEEVALGRWDEHFPVDVFQTGSGTSSNMNTNEVLATLAGERLGRDVHPNDHVNASQSSNDVFPSSIHIAATAAVTRDLIPALDHLAAALERKADEFADVVKSGRTHLMDATPVTLGQEFGGYAAQIRYGIERLNASLPRLAELPLGGTAVGTGINTPPGFPAAVIAEVARATGLPLTEARNHFEAQGARDGLVETSGQLRTIAISLTKISNDLRWMASGPRTGLAEIALPDLQPGSSIMPGKVNPVVPEAVLMVAAQVTGNDTTVAVAGAAGNFELNVMLPVIGKNLLESVRLLANVSRLLADRTVDGITADVERAREYAESSPSVVTPLNKYIGYEEAAKVAKRSLAERKTIREVVLEGGYVERGALTLEQLDEALDVLRMTRP
- a CDS encoding ricin-type beta-trefoil lectin domain protein, encoding MRRTGRRLRRTVAAAAALAATLGTMAATTPERAHDTARSAASAPSVPLPPELERIRAAEATALYGDPAERPFDQRRTGLISLGDSEISGEGVGTYEPGTDGPGNWCHRSPDAAIHRTGIAADVTYNVSCSGGYSGNIVIGGSKQYPDELVQSDNLAVKARNTRIKMVLLVAGANDDLQFGPVMTDCVVRWFTFQGPCETKYASGWQARVDGLVPKVERTVRDLRTVMRDAGYADGDYKLVVMGYPSPIGPDFPDNPNFPGKLICGGTGYDSDTVWGRNTAVPAFERGMRRVARATGAVYLDNSRLFHGHEVCMEDTWARGLSIDLSNPFPPDSNSVRQSFHPNARGHAAFASCLTQLYDSGLNEAGCADPASTGRPVLYPFAWDDVYKPLKNEATGSCLDAEAAKSSNGTGVLGWDCHGGRNQGWWYDTTRGSLHTELTQDRCLDVPRGDYRAGAPLTLWNCHGAANQRFVRDAGTLRPTSAPHLCATLSAAKDPLRLQPCDGSAKQRFA
- a CDS encoding fumarate hydratase, with the protein product MAVMPEFSYTDLLPLGEDTTPYRLVTAEGVTTFEADGRTFLKVEPEALRKLAEEAIHDIQHYLRPAHLAQLRKIIDDPEASSNDKFVALDLLKNANIAAAGVLPMCQDTGTAIVMGKRGQNVLTEGGDEEALSHGIYDAYTRLNLRYSQMAPLTMWEEKNTGSNLPAQIELYATDGGAYKFLFMAKGGGSANKSFLYQETKAVLNEASMMKFLEEKIRSLGTAACPPYHLAIVVGGTSAEYALKTAKYASAHYLDELPEEGSALGHGFRDKELEEKVFELTQRIGIGAQFGGKYFCHDVRVVRLPRHGASCPVAIAVSCSADRQAVAKITAEGVFLEQLETDPARFLPETTDEHLESEGQDDVVKIDLNQPMDEILAELTRYPVKTRLSLNGPLVVARDIAHAKIKERLDAGEEMPQYLKDHPVYYAGPAKTPEGYASGSFGPTTAGRMDSYVEQFQAAGGSKVMLAKGNRSKQVTDACGTHGGFYLGSIGGPAARLAQDCIKKVEVVEYEELGMEAVWKIEVEDFPAFIVVDDKGNDFFQDPAPAPTFTSIPVRGPGLA